A stretch of the Pseudomonas helvetica genome encodes the following:
- a CDS encoding sugar ABC transporter substrate-binding protein, whose protein sequence is MKTKIRFASLTLSLMLASGAALADLRIGVSMSQFDDTWLTYLRESMDKQAKSMPDGVKLQFEDARSDVVKQLSQVESFISQKVDAIVVNPVDTAATRKITEAAVKAGIPLVYVNRRPDDLKLPKGVITVASNDLEAGQMQMQYLAEKMKGKGDIVILLGDLANNSTTNRTKGVKEVLAKYPGIKIDQEQTGTWSRDKGMTLVNDWLTQGRKFDAIVSNNDEMAIGAAMALKQAGVEKGSVLIAGVDGTPDGLRAVKKGDLAVSVFQDANGQAVDSIDAAVKMAKNEPVEQAVWVPYRLITPENVDQFK, encoded by the coding sequence ATGAAGACCAAGATCCGTTTCGCCTCACTTACCCTGTCCCTGATGCTTGCCAGCGGTGCTGCACTCGCTGACCTGAGGATTGGCGTCAGCATGTCCCAGTTCGATGACACCTGGTTGACCTACTTGCGCGAATCCATGGACAAGCAAGCCAAGTCCATGCCCGATGGCGTCAAACTGCAGTTCGAAGACGCCCGCAGCGACGTGGTCAAGCAACTGAGCCAGGTCGAAAGTTTCATCAGCCAGAAAGTCGACGCCATCGTGGTGAATCCGGTGGATACCGCCGCGACCAGAAAAATCACCGAAGCGGCGGTCAAGGCCGGAATTCCTCTGGTCTACGTCAACCGTCGTCCGGATGACCTGAAACTGCCCAAAGGTGTGATTACCGTGGCCTCCAATGATCTGGAAGCCGGCCAGATGCAGATGCAGTACCTCGCCGAAAAAATGAAAGGCAAGGGTGACATCGTGATCCTGCTCGGCGACCTCGCCAACAACTCCACCACCAACCGCACCAAAGGCGTCAAAGAGGTGCTGGCCAAATACCCGGGCATCAAGATCGACCAAGAGCAGACCGGTACCTGGTCACGCGATAAAGGCATGACACTGGTCAACGACTGGCTGACCCAGGGCCGCAAATTCGACGCCATCGTCTCCAATAACGATGAGATGGCCATCGGCGCGGCCATGGCCTTGAAACAGGCCGGCGTGGAAAAGGGTAGTGTGTTGATCGCCGGTGTCGACGGTACTCCCGACGGCCTGCGCGCCGTGAAGAAAGGTGATCTGGCGGTCTCGGTGTTCCAGGACGCCAATGGCCAGGCTGTCGACTCCATCGACGCCGCCGTGAAGATGGCCAAGAACGAGCCGGTCGAGCAAGCCGTGTGGGTGCCGTATCGCCTGATCACCCCGGAAAACGTTGACCAGTTCAAATAG
- a CDS encoding TraR/DksA C4-type zinc finger protein, with amino-acid sequence MTKEKLLAMPADDYMNAEQQAFFTELLQAMKVETHERIEQNRIAIESLDTPADPADAASVEEERTWLVNAIDRDQRMLPQLERALERIGDDTFGWCDDSGEPIGLKRLLISPTTKYCIEAQERHEQIDKHQRQA; translated from the coding sequence ATGACAAAGGAAAAGTTGCTGGCCATGCCGGCGGATGACTACATGAATGCCGAGCAACAGGCTTTTTTCACCGAGCTGCTGCAAGCCATGAAAGTGGAAACCCACGAGCGCATCGAACAGAACCGCATCGCCATTGAGAGCCTGGATACCCCGGCTGACCCGGCTGACGCGGCTTCGGTCGAAGAAGAGCGCACCTGGCTGGTCAACGCCATTGATCGCGATCAGCGCATGCTGCCTCAGCTGGAACGAGCGCTGGAACGTATCGGCGACGACACTTTTGGCTGGTGCGACGACAGCGGCGAGCCAATCGGCCTGAAACGCCTGCTGATCAGCCCGACCACCAAGTACTGCATCGAAGCTCAAGAGCGTCACGAGCAAATCGACAAGCACCAGCGTCAGGCCTGA
- a CDS encoding ABC transporter permease, whose translation MNAILENKPAMAPAKSRRRLPTELSIFLVLIGIGLVFEMFGWIVRDQSFLMNSQRLVLMILQVSIIGLLAIGVTQVIITTGIDLSSGSVLALSAMIAASLAQTSDFARAVFPSLTDLPVWIPVIAGLGVGLLAGAINGSIIAVTGIPPFIATLGMMVSARGLARYYTEGQPVSMLSDSYTAIGHGAMPVIIFLVVAVIFHIALRYTKYGKYTYAIGGNMQAARTSGINVKRHLVIVYSIAGLLAGLAGVVASARAATGQAGMGMSYELDAIAAAVIGGTSLAGGVGRITGTVIGALILGVMASGFTFVGVDAYIQDIIKGLIIVIAVVIDQYRNKRKLKR comes from the coding sequence ATGAACGCGATACTGGAAAACAAGCCTGCAATGGCACCGGCCAAGAGTCGTCGGCGCTTACCGACCGAGCTGAGTATCTTTCTGGTGCTGATCGGCATTGGTTTGGTCTTTGAAATGTTCGGCTGGATCGTGCGCGACCAGAGCTTTTTGATGAACTCCCAGCGGTTGGTCCTGATGATCCTGCAAGTGTCGATTATCGGCTTGCTGGCGATTGGCGTGACCCAGGTGATCATCACCACCGGTATCGACCTGTCATCGGGTTCGGTGCTGGCCTTATCGGCGATGATCGCCGCCAGCCTGGCGCAGACCTCGGATTTCGCCCGGGCGGTGTTCCCGTCGCTGACCGACCTGCCGGTGTGGATTCCGGTGATTGCCGGGCTCGGGGTCGGGCTGTTGGCGGGGGCAATCAACGGCAGCATCATTGCCGTCACCGGGATTCCACCGTTCATTGCCACCTTGGGCATGATGGTCTCGGCCCGCGGCCTGGCGCGTTACTACACCGAAGGCCAGCCGGTGAGCATGCTCTCGGATTCCTACACGGCCATCGGCCACGGCGCGATGCCGGTGATTATTTTTCTGGTGGTGGCGGTGATCTTCCACATCGCCTTGCGCTACACCAAGTACGGTAAATACACCTACGCCATCGGCGGCAACATGCAGGCGGCGCGCACCTCCGGGATCAACGTCAAACGCCATCTGGTGATCGTCTACAGCATCGCCGGGTTGCTGGCGGGGCTGGCGGGCGTGGTGGCGTCGGCCCGTGCCGCAACCGGGCAGGCCGGGATGGGCATGTCGTATGAACTGGACGCGATTGCCGCAGCGGTGATCGGCGGTACCAGCCTGGCGGGTGGCGTGGGGCGCATTACCGGCACGGTGATCGGCGCGCTGATCCTCGGGGTGATGGCCAGCGGCTTCACCTTCGTCGGTGTCGACGCCTACATCCAGGACATCATCAAAGGCCTGATCATCGTGATCGCGGTGGTCATCGACCAATACCGCAACAAGCGCAAACTCAAGCGCTGA
- a CDS encoding carbohydrate porin — protein sequence MGVRKSTLYLSPCLLLAAMGSAGHCLAADAFSADSKWLTGDWGGLRTDWLEKGYDIQLEHGGEFASNLKGGYNDDKTARWTEQFVFGLKVDLQKAMGLEHATFKMAITERDGRSLTNDRIADPRVGGYNSSQEVYGRGQTWRLTQLWLSKGFLDDGALDIKVGRFGPGEDFNSFPCDFQSLTFCGSQVGNWAGSIWYNWPVSQLAGRVKYSLNPEVFVQVGAYNQNPSNLEVGNGFKLDGSGTKGTIFPVELVWSPKVQGLPGEYRVGYYYSTANADDVLKDVNGQPQPLTGNAFKSHSSKSGYWLVAQQQITSHNGDASRGLSLFANLTLHDKDTNQVDNFMQAGMVYTGPFDSRPKDAIGFGVARVHTNSDYRERAQLQNQVNGATDYNDPASIPLQHSEYSSELYYGFHVTNWLTVRPNLQYVRYPGGVREVDSAVIGGIKVETVF from the coding sequence ATGGGCGTAAGAAAATCAACCTTGTACCTTTCACCGTGCCTGCTGCTGGCAGCCATGGGCAGCGCAGGACACTGCCTGGCGGCGGATGCGTTTTCGGCCGATTCGAAATGGCTGACTGGCGATTGGGGCGGTCTGCGCACCGACTGGCTGGAAAAGGGCTACGACATTCAGCTGGAGCACGGCGGTGAATTTGCCAGTAACCTCAAGGGTGGCTACAACGACGACAAGACCGCACGCTGGACCGAGCAGTTCGTGTTTGGGCTCAAGGTCGATCTGCAAAAGGCCATGGGCCTCGAGCACGCGACCTTCAAAATGGCGATCACCGAACGCGACGGTCGGAGCCTGACCAACGACCGGATTGCCGACCCGCGTGTGGGTGGTTACAACTCCTCCCAGGAAGTCTACGGTCGTGGCCAGACCTGGCGCCTGACCCAGTTGTGGTTGAGCAAGGGCTTTCTCGACGACGGCGCGCTGGACATCAAGGTCGGTCGCTTTGGTCCTGGCGAAGACTTCAACAGCTTCCCTTGCGACTTCCAGAGCTTGACCTTCTGCGGTTCCCAGGTCGGCAACTGGGCTGGCAGCATCTGGTACAACTGGCCGGTCAGTCAGTTGGCCGGGCGGGTCAAGTACAGCCTCAATCCTGAAGTATTCGTGCAGGTCGGTGCCTACAACCAGAACCCCTCGAACCTGGAAGTCGGCAACGGCTTCAAGCTTGATGGCAGCGGCACCAAGGGCACGATATTCCCGGTAGAGCTGGTCTGGTCGCCGAAAGTCCAGGGGCTGCCGGGCGAATACCGGGTCGGCTACTACTACAGCACCGCGAATGCCGACGATGTGCTCAAGGACGTCAACGGCCAGCCGCAACCACTGACTGGCAACGCGTTCAAGTCTCACAGCAGCAAGTCCGGTTACTGGCTGGTGGCCCAGCAGCAGATCACCAGCCATAACGGCGATGCCAGCCGAGGTTTGTCGCTATTCGCCAACCTGACGCTGCATGACAAGGACACCAACCAGGTCGACAACTTCATGCAGGCGGGGATGGTGTACACCGGACCATTCGATTCACGGCCCAAGGATGCGATCGGCTTTGGTGTCGCGCGGGTTCACACCAACAGCGACTACCGCGAGCGCGCGCAATTGCAGAATCAGGTCAACGGTGCGACCGATTACAACGACCCGGCGAGTATCCCGCTGCAGCACAGCGAATACAGTTCCGAGCTGTATTACGGTTTCCATGTCACCAATTGGTTGACCGTGCGACCGAACCTGCAATACGTGCGTTACCCCGGTGGTGTACGTGAAGTCGATTCGGCGGTGATCGGCGGGATAAAGGTCGAAACCGTGTTCTAA
- a CDS encoding sugar ABC transporter ATP-binding protein, whose amino-acid sequence MFASATASSIPLVGVQPNAIPVDEPYLLEIINVSKGFPGVVALSDVQLRVRPGSVLALMGENGAGKSTLMKIIAGIYQPDAGELRLRGKPVTFDTPLAALQAGIAMIHQELNLMPHMSIAENIWIGREQLNGFHMIDHREMHRCTAQLLERLRINLDPEEQVGNLSIAERQMVEIAKAVSYDSDILIMDEPTSAITDKEVAHLFSIIADLKAQGKGIIYITHKMNEVFSIADEVAVFRDGAYIGLQRADSMDGDSLISMMVGRELSQLFPVREKPIGDLLMSVRNLRLDGVFKGVSFDLHAGEILGIAGLMGSGRTNVAEAIFGITPSDGGEICLDGQPVRISDPHMAIEKGFALLTEDRKLSGLFPCLSVLENMEMAVLPHYAGNGFIQQKALRALCEDMCKKLRVKTPSLEQCIDTLSGGNQQKALLARWLMTNPRILILDEPTRGIDVGAKAEIYRLISYLASEGMAVIMISSELPEVLGMSDRVMVMHEGDLMGTLDRSEATQERVMQLASGMSVRH is encoded by the coding sequence ATGTTCGCTTCAGCGACTGCTTCGAGCATCCCGTTGGTGGGTGTCCAGCCAAACGCCATACCTGTCGATGAGCCGTACCTGCTGGAGATCATCAACGTCAGCAAGGGTTTCCCCGGTGTGGTGGCGTTGTCCGATGTCCAGCTGCGGGTGCGTCCGGGTTCGGTGCTGGCCTTGATGGGTGAGAACGGCGCCGGCAAATCCACCCTGATGAAAATCATCGCCGGCATCTATCAGCCGGATGCCGGTGAGCTGCGTCTACGCGGTAAACCGGTGACCTTCGATACACCGCTGGCAGCCTTGCAGGCCGGGATCGCGATGATCCACCAGGAACTCAACCTGATGCCGCACATGAGCATCGCCGAGAACATCTGGATCGGTCGCGAGCAGCTCAACGGTTTCCACATGATCGACCACCGGGAAATGCACCGCTGCACGGCGCAATTGCTGGAGCGACTGCGGATCAACCTCGACCCGGAAGAACAGGTCGGCAACTTGAGCATCGCCGAGCGGCAGATGGTCGAGATCGCCAAAGCAGTGTCCTACGACTCGGACATCCTGATCATGGACGAACCGACCTCGGCGATTACCGACAAGGAGGTCGCCCACCTGTTCTCGATCATTGCCGACCTCAAGGCCCAGGGTAAGGGCATCATCTATATCACCCACAAGATGAACGAGGTGTTCAGCATCGCTGACGAAGTCGCGGTGTTCCGTGACGGCGCTTACATTGGCCTGCAACGGGCCGACAGCATGGACGGCGACAGCCTGATCTCGATGATGGTCGGGCGTGAACTGAGCCAGTTGTTCCCGGTGCGCGAGAAACCGATTGGCGATCTGTTGATGTCGGTGCGTAACCTGCGTCTGGACGGTGTCTTCAAGGGCGTGTCCTTCGACCTGCATGCTGGCGAGATCCTCGGCATCGCCGGGCTGATGGGCTCGGGCCGGACCAACGTCGCCGAAGCGATTTTCGGCATCACCCCCAGCGACGGCGGTGAAATTTGTCTCGATGGCCAGCCGGTACGTATCAGCGATCCGCACATGGCCATCGAGAAGGGCTTTGCGTTGCTGACCGAGGATCGCAAGCTCAGTGGCCTGTTCCCGTGCCTGTCGGTCCTGGAAAACATGGAAATGGCGGTGCTGCCGCATTACGCGGGCAACGGCTTTATCCAGCAAAAAGCCTTGCGCGCCCTGTGCGAAGACATGTGCAAGAAGCTGCGGGTGAAAACCCCGTCGCTGGAGCAGTGCATCGACACCTTGTCCGGCGGCAACCAGCAAAAAGCCTTGCTTGCCCGTTGGCTGATGACCAACCCGCGCATCCTGATTCTCGACGAACCGACCCGCGGCATCGATGTCGGCGCCAAAGCCGAGATTTACCGACTGATCTCCTATCTCGCCAGCGAAGGCATGGCGGTGATCATGATTTCGTCGGAGCTGCCGGAGGTGCTCGGCATGAGCGACCGGGTGATGGTCATGCACGAGGGCGACCTGATGGGCACGCTCGACCGCAGCGAGGCGACCCAGGAGCGGGTCATGCAACTGGCCTCGGGCATGTCTGTACGCCATTAA
- a CDS encoding methyl-accepting chemotaxis protein: protein MAGDGSLAGAAAQSRVSPKTDARWLMPALQSAALMLLLCALALGGWPLYLCLPVAVLIIWLPRLRSRAIVDVPVADASSAITELTRDLSYSTSHNALSAAGVAYSVKQLAGKLQSQLDAAAQIVSSAEVMIGTEKATSQLSQQALSAASEAHQSSVLGSTVLAESITRMHQLSVRANDSRELIEALSVRSEDIQRVTLVIQTIASQTNLLALNAAIEAARAGEHGRGFAVVADEVRGLAGRTATATGEVGLMVADIQQRTAQVVEQIRQLSSDLNSGVEQVEHTGRQLQNIARLAAGVEAQVGEIASGSSNNHQQLDSLFHAVEQMRSDLAVSDQQTRHLAQAAVQMEGQAEIISERLAEVGLDDYHQRIYDLAREGASQIAERFAQDIDQGRISLEDLFDRNYQAIPNTAPTKFQTRFDRYADQVLPGIQEPLLKRHEGLVFAIACTQQGYVPTHNAIFSQPLTGDVDVDALQNRTKRKFSDRTGIRCGSHQQPVLLQTYTRDTGELMHDLSVPIMLKGRHWGGLRLGYKPESPR, encoded by the coding sequence ATGGCAGGCGACGGATCTTTGGCTGGCGCAGCGGCGCAATCACGGGTTTCACCCAAGACGGATGCGCGCTGGTTGATGCCTGCGCTGCAAAGCGCCGCCTTGATGCTGTTGCTGTGCGCCTTGGCACTCGGCGGCTGGCCGCTTTACCTCTGTTTACCGGTGGCGGTGCTGATTATCTGGCTGCCCCGCCTGCGTTCGCGGGCAATCGTCGACGTTCCCGTCGCCGACGCGTCCAGTGCGATCACTGAACTGACCCGCGATCTGTCCTATTCCACCAGTCATAACGCGTTGTCTGCCGCTGGCGTGGCCTATTCGGTCAAGCAACTGGCCGGCAAACTGCAGTCGCAACTCGACGCTGCCGCGCAAATCGTCAGCAGTGCCGAAGTCATGATCGGGACTGAGAAGGCGACCTCACAACTCAGCCAGCAAGCCTTGAGCGCCGCCAGCGAAGCCCACCAAAGCAGTGTCCTGGGGAGCACCGTGCTGGCCGAATCCATCACGCGGATGCACCAGCTCAGTGTGCGCGCCAACGACAGTCGCGAGCTGATCGAAGCCCTGAGTGTGCGCAGTGAAGACATCCAGCGAGTAACGCTGGTGATTCAGACGATCGCCAGCCAGACCAATCTACTGGCGCTGAACGCGGCGATTGAAGCGGCGCGGGCCGGAGAGCATGGCCGTGGCTTTGCCGTGGTTGCCGATGAGGTTCGCGGGCTGGCCGGGCGCACTGCAACCGCTACGGGAGAGGTCGGGTTGATGGTGGCCGACATCCAGCAGCGCACAGCGCAGGTGGTCGAGCAGATCCGTCAGTTGTCCAGCGACCTGAACAGCGGTGTCGAGCAAGTCGAGCACACCGGGCGACAATTGCAAAACATTGCCCGACTGGCCGCCGGGGTTGAAGCCCAGGTCGGTGAGATCGCCAGTGGTTCCAGTAACAATCACCAACAACTGGACAGTCTGTTTCATGCCGTCGAACAGATGCGCAGCGATCTGGCAGTCAGTGATCAGCAAACCCGGCACCTGGCGCAAGCGGCGGTGCAAATGGAGGGGCAGGCCGAGATCATCAGCGAACGCCTCGCCGAGGTCGGACTGGACGACTACCACCAACGGATCTATGACCTGGCACGCGAAGGTGCCAGTCAGATCGCTGAGCGTTTCGCGCAGGACATCGACCAGGGGCGCATCAGTCTGGAGGACCTGTTCGACCGCAACTATCAGGCAATTCCCAACACGGCGCCGACCAAGTTCCAGACCCGTTTTGATCGCTACGCCGATCAGGTGCTGCCGGGGATACAGGAACCCTTGCTCAAGCGTCATGAAGGTCTGGTGTTTGCGATCGCCTGCACCCAGCAAGGCTACGTACCGACACACAATGCGATCTTCAGTCAGCCGCTGACCGGCGACGTAGATGTCGACGCGTTGCAGAACCGCACCAAACGCAAATTCAGTGACCGTACCGGTATTCGCTGTGGCAGCCATCAACAGCCTGTATTACTTCAGACCTATACTCGTGATACGGGCGAATTGATGCATGACTTGTCGGTTCCGATCATGCTCAAAGGGCGGCATTGGGGTGGACTGCGGTTGGGTTACAAACCTGAAAGCCCACGGTAA